GACGCGATGATCCAGGTCAGGATGGCCGACGTCGCCGCCGTCCACGCGCTGGTCACCGAGCGGCTGGCGAGCATCCCCGCCGTTAAGGCCACCGAGACCGTGTTCATCCTCGACGAGGTGCTGCGCCGGCCGTACGTGCTGCCCTCCGACCGGCGTCAGGGACGGCCGCAGCACCGCGCCGCCCCCGCCGAGTCCCCGCCCCCCTCCGGCGTGCCGCTCGGCAGGATGCGCTTCACCAGCGCCGCCGAGGGCCGCGCCGCCATGCACAAGGAGCCCTGACCCCGGGAGGTCAGACCTCCTCGCACACGCTGACCTGCGGCGTGTCGTCCCCGTCGAAGACGAACTCCTCCACCAGGCGCAGGCGGCCGTCCGGAAGCGTCTCGATGCGGCTGGAGCTGCGCCCCCCTGCCCGGCCGCCCGCCTTCAGCGCGTGCACGTACGACAGCTCGACGCGGTCGTCGTCCCGGGTGCCGACGAAGCGGCCCTGGATCACCGTGTCGCCGTCGTAGCTGCCCCAGATCAGGCCGTCGGCCTCCTCGTAGGTGAACCGCGTCGGCGCCTCGGCGTTCACCTCGCTCGCCGTGGAGCTCACCATGATGAAACGCCGGCCGTTGAGAAGGTTCGCATTCGTGTCGCTCACGTCACCGCATCGTGCCCTTCCTCGCGGACGGCGCAACCCGGGCTGGACGTTTCGCTCACGGTTCCGGCGACGACGGGGTCATCCGTCTCGCCGAGGGCCCACGGCGGCGCCTCAGGCGGGGATCCACTCGGTGGACGTCGTCACCTCCCGCAGGACGCCGGGGAGCGGCGCCACGCCGAGGCCCGGGCCCGCGGGGACGGGCAGGTGGCCGTCCTCCAGGACGAACGGCTCGGTGACGTCGGTGGCGAAGTAGCGGCCGGAGGCCGAGGTGTCGCCCGGCAGCGCGAAGCCCGGCAGCGCGGCCAGCGCGACGTTGGCGGCCCGGCCGATCCCCGTCTCCAGCATGCCGCCGCACCAGACCGCGATCCCGTGCGCCCGGCACACGTCGTGGACGCGCCGCGCCTCGATGTACCCGCCGACGCGGCCGGGCTTGATGTTGACGATCGAGCACGCCCCGAGCGAGATCGCCGCCGCGGCGTGCCCGGCCGAGACGATGGACTCGTCCAGGCACAGCGGGGTGCTCAGCCGGCGGGCGAGCGCGGCGTGCTGGACCAGGTCCTCCTCGCCGAGGGGCTGCTCGATCAGCAGCAGGCCGAACTCGTCGAGCCTCGCCAGGTGCGGGGCGTCCGACAGCGTGTAGGCCGCGTTCGCGTCCACCTGCAGCAGCAGGTCGTCCCCGAACCGCTCCCGCACCGCGCGCACCGGGACGAGGTCCCAGCCCGGTTCGATCTTGAGCTTGACCCGGACGTACCCCGCCTCCAGATAGGCGGAGACCGCGTCCAGCAGCCGCGGCACCGAGTCCATGATGCCGACCGACACCCCGCACGGCACCCGGTCGCGGGCCGCGCCGAGGAAGCCCGCGAAGGAGCGGCCCGCCGCGCGCAGCTCGGCGTCGAGCACGGCGCACTCCAGCGCGGTCTTGGCCATGCGGTGCCCCTTGAACGGCGCGAGCGCGCGTTCGACCCCGTAGGCGTCCACATCCCGCAGGGCCGTCAGCGCCGGCACCAGGAAGCGGCGCAGCACGTCGGCGGCGCCGTCGGCGTACTCGGAGGAGTAGAGCGGCTCGGACATCGCCACGCACTCGCCCCACCCCTCCGACTCCGGCGTGACGACCCTGACCAGCAGCACGTCCCGCGCGGTCTCGGTGCCGAAGGACGTGCGGAACGGCGCGACCAGCGGCATCGCGATCCTGCGCAGCTCGACCCCGGTGATCTTCATGATCGCGTCCCGTCCACCCCGTGTCCTCTCATGACCGTTCCACGACGTACGCGCCCGCCGCGGTGAAGCCGGTGATCCCGGCCCCCTCGTCCAGCAGCGCGCCCAGCGTCTCGCGCACCGCCCGCCGCCACGCCGCCGCCACGGCCGGGTGCTCCCGGCGCAGCGTCTCGGCGTCCCGAGGCGTCCCGACCAGCAGCACCCGGCCGTCCATGGTCCCGCGGACCGGACGGCCGTCCCGCTCGGCCAGCGCCGTCACGGCGTCCCGGGGCGGCACGGCCGGCCCCGGGCCCGCTTCCGAGCCCGGCGCGGCGACGCGCCACACCGCCAGCAGACGGTCGGACTCGTCCCCGGCGTTCACCGCGTCCTCCATGCGGCCGTAGAACGACGGCAGGTACCGTTCGGGCCGCGCGCCCAGCTTGGCGATGTTGAAGTGGGCGTTGCGGCGCACCAGAGGATCGTACGTCCAGACGATCTTCTCCAGGCCACGCGCCAGGGCCCACGCCCGCTGGTGGAGCTTGAGCGCCGGCCCGACGCCCCGGCCCACCACGGCGCCGGTGACGTGGGAGTGCAGCCCCGTCCCCGGCGGCCCCGACAGGAACCCGACGCTCGCGCCCATCAGCCGCTCGCCCGCGTACGCCCCGGCCACGTAGTTGCCGCTGTGCGCGAACGCGGCCATCAGCTCCACCGTGATCGGCACGCCCGAGGGCGGCGCCTTCCATATGGCGTCGAACAAGGCCGCGACCTGCTCGAACTCCGAGATGTCG
The Sphaerisporangium krabiense genome window above contains:
- a CDS encoding GNAT family N-acetyltransferase, whose amino-acid sequence is MTEAHEEAARRAGVRVRELRDISEFEQVAALFDAIWKAPPSGVPITVELMAAFAHSGNYVAGAYAGERLMGASVGFLSGPPGTGLHSHVTGAVVGRGVGPALKLHQRAWALARGLEKIVWTYDPLVRRNAHFNIAKLGARPERYLPSFYGRMEDAVNAGDESDRLLAVWRVAAPGSEAGPGPAVPPRDAVTALAERDGRPVRGTMDGRVLLVGTPRDAETLRREHPAVAAAWRRAVRETLGALLDEGAGITGFTAAGAYVVERS
- the menC gene encoding o-succinylbenzoate synthase; translated protein: MKITGVELRRIAMPLVAPFRTSFGTETARDVLLVRVVTPESEGWGECVAMSEPLYSSEYADGAADVLRRFLVPALTALRDVDAYGVERALAPFKGHRMAKTALECAVLDAELRAAGRSFAGFLGAARDRVPCGVSVGIMDSVPRLLDAVSAYLEAGYVRVKLKIEPGWDLVPVRAVRERFGDDLLLQVDANAAYTLSDAPHLARLDEFGLLLIEQPLGEEDLVQHAALARRLSTPLCLDESIVSAGHAAAAISLGACSIVNIKPGRVGGYIEARRVHDVCRAHGIAVWCGGMLETGIGRAANVALAALPGFALPGDTSASGRYFATDVTEPFVLEDGHLPVPAGPGLGVAPLPGVLREVTTSTEWIPA